The following proteins are co-located in the Rhodobium gokarnense genome:
- a CDS encoding SoxW family protein, whose protein sequence is MDGIAPRKARAEGPVLTEDGLYRQPWFLDSFLELGDDLTTAAGAGKRFAVMWELKGCPYCRETHFVNFADPEIDGYIRENFDILQLNIIGSRIVTDFDGEELSEKALARKYQVRFTPTFQFFPASAEGLADKPAMEREVTRAPGYLKPRYFLAMFRYVKEAAYETESFRAFARRVN, encoded by the coding sequence ATGGACGGGATCGCACCGCGCAAGGCGCGTGCGGAGGGTCCGGTGCTGACCGAGGACGGACTCTACCGCCAGCCCTGGTTCCTCGACAGCTTCCTGGAGCTGGGCGACGACCTGACGACGGCGGCCGGCGCCGGCAAGCGGTTCGCCGTGATGTGGGAGCTGAAGGGCTGCCCCTATTGCAGGGAAACCCATTTCGTCAATTTCGCCGACCCGGAGATCGACGGCTACATCCGCGAAAATTTCGACATCCTGCAGCTCAATATCATCGGCTCGCGCATCGTCACCGACTTCGACGGCGAGGAGCTGTCGGAAAAGGCGCTGGCCCGCAAATACCAGGTCCGCTTCACCCCGACCTTCCAGTTCTTTCCGGCATCCGCCGAGGGGCTGGCGGACAAGCCGGCGATGGAGCGCGAGGTCACAAGGGCGCCGGGCTACCTGAAGCCGCGCTATTTCCTGGCGATGTTCCGTTACGTCAAGGAAGCCGCCTACGAGACCGAATCCTTCCGCGCCTTCGCAAGGAGGGTGAACTGA
- the soxX gene encoding sulfur oxidation c-type cytochrome SoxX encodes MWKRLKCLAPAVLLVLGAGTASADNSKSYEIVDGGIPVSLTGKPGDPAAGEEAMLNRKLGNCLACHAVTKLKSHPFHGEIGPALDGVADRYSEAQLRLILVNAKKVFDNTMMPAFYKSEGFNRVMDSFAGKSILTAKEVEDVLAYLATFKEQ; translated from the coding sequence ATGTGGAAACGTCTGAAGTGCCTGGCACCGGCCGTGCTCCTGGTGCTCGGCGCCGGTACGGCGAGCGCCGACAACTCCAAGAGCTACGAGATCGTCGATGGCGGCATTCCGGTCTCGCTGACCGGCAAGCCGGGCGATCCGGCCGCCGGCGAAGAGGCGATGCTCAACCGCAAGCTCGGCAATTGCCTCGCCTGCCACGCCGTCACCAAACTGAAGAGCCATCCGTTCCACGGCGAGATCGGCCCTGCGCTCGACGGCGTCGCCGACCGGTATTCCGAGGCCCAACTTCGCCTCATCCTGGTCAACGCCAAGAAGGTCTTCGACAACACCATGATGCCGGCCTTCTACAAGTCCGAAGGCTTCAACCGGGTGATGGATTCCTTCGCCGGCAAGTCGATCCTGACCGCCAAAGAGGTAGAGGACGTGCTCGCCTACCTCGCGACCTTCAAGGAACAGTGA
- the soxY gene encoding thiosulfate oxidation carrier protein SoxY gives MKLTRREALLVAAGGAVALTAGSLGLPAFAAEGEAQKLIDEFTGGATPEAGKISLSAPEIAENGNTVPVGFEIDSPMTADDHIETVMLLAPANPRPGVATFHFTELSGKAAASTRMRLAKTQDLVAVAKTSKGAFYMDTKPVKVTIGGCGG, from the coding sequence ATGAAACTGACACGACGCGAAGCCCTTCTGGTCGCCGCCGGCGGCGCCGTCGCGCTGACGGCCGGCAGCCTCGGATTGCCGGCCTTCGCCGCCGAGGGCGAAGCCCAGAAGCTGATCGACGAGTTCACCGGCGGCGCAACGCCCGAGGCTGGCAAGATCAGCCTGTCCGCGCCGGAAATCGCGGAAAACGGCAACACCGTTCCCGTTGGCTTTGAGATCGACAGCCCGATGACGGCGGACGATCACATCGAGACGGTGATGCTGCTTGCGCCGGCCAATCCGCGGCCGGGGGTTGCCACCTTCCACTTCACGGAGCTCTCCGGCAAGGCGGCGGCCTCGACCCGCATGCGGCTCGCCAAGACGCAGGACCTTGTGGCCGTGGCAAAAACCAGCAAGGGCGCGTTCTACATGGATACCAAGCCCGTGAAAGTGACCATCGGCGGCTGCGGCGGCTGA